In a single window of the Vicinamibacteria bacterium genome:
- a CDS encoding glycosyltransferase family 39 protein: REGSRVGIAGEAGMLQPWHHRASPPRIEVMGRRLSLLLLVSGALALKATVLYELRDHPLLQPTGVLDSAAYVRLAEQVVGGDYALGSDVYYLSPFYIYFLAALFAVSGGSLLVVKAVQVVLGALAVGLVFATARRWGGARAAWIAGVLAAGTGVFTFNEVLILQSALDPFLTTLALYLLSRALSTGSGWGFAATGLALGAFALNRPNALAYAGALVVWLGVRSGGREWRRALALACGVAIPLAPAAARNAVVAGDFVLISSHGGLNFYIGNNPEADGTYHRVPGITPSIEGQEKDARLLAERALGRRLRASEVSAYFYARARDWIREHPGPALRLLFRKIAYVFNATDLSLNYSYAFYSRDEPTLLRFLVIGPWLLVPLGLWGLAALWRRVPGFPLWASFVPLYAISVAAFFVSSRYRLPLLIPLCVGAGAAVDKLLALVQERRPRALVGHLAVLSALALFTNWDFGLDDGRSQERTEMILFLVDHGRTEEARALLAKTEPTHPERGTLYYRTASALRERGETVAAREVLGKAGPADAGESAVAFGALALDLQDAPLGERFLRGAVARAPRSAEARERLGLALALQGHGGDALAELEEACRLDPARASAHLNLAVVLAQEGRLAEARAHAREALRLQPDYPQARGLLRELDHAAH, translated from the coding sequence GCGTGAGGGGTCGCGGGTGGGTATCGCGGGGGAGGCGGGAATGCTGCAGCCCTGGCACCACCGCGCGAGCCCGCCCAGAATAGAGGTCATGGGCCGTCGCCTCTCCCTCCTTCTTCTCGTAAGCGGTGCGCTCGCCCTCAAAGCCACCGTGCTCTACGAACTCCGCGACCACCCCCTTCTCCAGCCGACGGGAGTTCTGGACAGCGCGGCCTATGTCCGCCTCGCCGAACAGGTAGTGGGGGGGGACTACGCACTCGGATCGGATGTCTACTACCTGTCGCCCTTCTACATCTACTTCCTGGCAGCCCTATTTGCGGTCTCCGGAGGCTCCCTCCTGGTCGTCAAAGCGGTGCAAGTCGTCCTCGGAGCGCTGGCCGTCGGTCTCGTCTTCGCGACCGCGCGCCGCTGGGGGGGAGCGCGGGCGGCGTGGATCGCGGGGGTGCTGGCCGCGGGGACGGGGGTGTTCACATTCAACGAGGTGCTCATCCTGCAATCCGCGCTCGACCCTTTCCTGACCACGCTCGCGCTCTACCTCTTGAGCCGCGCCCTCTCCACGGGGTCGGGGTGGGGCTTCGCGGCCACGGGCTTGGCCCTGGGAGCCTTCGCGCTCAATCGGCCCAACGCGCTCGCCTACGCGGGGGCGCTGGTCGTGTGGCTCGGGGTGCGGAGTGGAGGACGTGAGTGGCGGCGGGCCCTGGCCCTGGCCTGCGGGGTCGCCATCCCTCTTGCTCCCGCCGCCGCGCGCAACGCGGTTGTCGCCGGGGACTTCGTCCTCATCTCCTCCCACGGCGGCCTCAACTTCTACATCGGCAACAACCCCGAGGCGGACGGAACCTACCACCGTGTGCCAGGGATCACGCCCTCGATCGAAGGGCAGGAAAAGGACGCCCGCCTCCTGGCCGAGAGGGCGCTCGGGCGGCGACTACGCGCCTCGGAGGTGTCCGCCTACTTCTACGCCCGCGCCCGGGATTGGATCCGCGAGCATCCGGGCCCCGCACTGCGTCTGCTCTTTCGGAAGATCGCCTACGTCTTCAACGCGACCGACCTCTCCCTGAACTACAGTTACGCGTTCTACAGCCGAGACGAGCCGACCCTGCTGCGCTTCTTGGTCATCGGTCCCTGGCTCCTGGTGCCGCTGGGACTCTGGGGGCTCGCCGCCCTTTGGCGACGGGTCCCCGGCTTCCCGCTCTGGGCCTCTTTCGTGCCGCTCTACGCGATTTCCGTGGCGGCGTTCTTCGTGTCCTCGCGTTACCGGCTTCCCCTCCTCATCCCTCTCTGCGTGGGAGCGGGAGCGGCCGTGGATAAGCTGCTCGCGCTTGTTCAGGAGCGCCGGCCGCGGGCCCTGGTGGGGCACTTGGCCGTGCTCTCGGCCCTGGCCCTCTTCACGAACTGGGATTTCGGCCTCGACGACGGCCGGTCGCAGGAGCGGACGGAGATGATCCTGTTCCTGGTCGATCACGGTCGCACCGAAGAAGCGAGGGCCCTGCTCGCGAAGACCGAGCCCACGCATCCCGAGAGGGGCACCCTCTACTATCGAACAGCGTCCGCCCTGCGCGAGCGCGGCGAGACGGTTGCGGCCCGAGAGGTTCTTGGGAAGGCGGGCCCCGCCGATGCCGGCGAGAGCGCCGTCGCCTTCGGTGCCCTGGCCCTGGACCTCCAAGATGCGCCGCTCGGGGAGAGGTTCCTGAGAGGGGCGGTGGCTCGGGCGCCGCGGTCGGCGGAGGCCCGCGAGCGCCTCGGGCTCGCCCTCGCCTTACAGGGTCACGGCGGAGACGCGCTCGCCGAGCTGGAAGAGGCGTGCCGGCTCGATCCGGCCCGGGCCAGCGCCCACCTCAACCTGGCCGTCGTGCTGGCCCAGGAGGGGCGGCTTGCCGAGGCCCGCGCCCACGCCCGGGAGGCGCTCCGCCTCCAGCCCGACTATCCCCAGGCGCGCGGTCTGCTCAGAGAACTCGACCATGCAGCGCACTAG
- a CDS encoding TonB-dependent receptor: MRRTISLVALFLLAATALQAGEDGSISGVVKDSQGGVLPGAAVRVSGPQLPAGRETVTTQNGAYVFPRLIPGVYRVEATMTALGKAAREVRVLVDVDVQVELVLSPTVTEEVTVTTEAPTVDLKSTEVNFNYTSEVIRNLPLPRSYTGLFQLIPGVPENDSFAPAAGGSRQDNTYLMDGVNITNPGFGYLSTEINELDIAEFNVKRGAITAEFGRSAGFVVNAVSKSGTNTLSGAARMEYRPKGLSSKPQDSNCPTCAAAFGIQQSDYLNPAVSLSGPIIKDKVFWYASGRYFKTTQGDRINQVGTPLPDLVTDGHEIYGKITATPSPQHLLNVSFRDRPNHTNGDLSSTPAFYSPAVGNTDDNGTRVATATYTFFTTNRSNLEVKYLYMKEKNESTPVTNLGYLPTWNPTNLAAMGQYTDPSQANLNVGAYQYANTQDYRRHEVRGTFSQFFDLGKTSHQLKVGAGFEFGEEELLRTTNGWGQLSKLTVSGTPLIRARYYFTQPAQLGQGRTWSIFAQDTVTASSRLTLNLGVLLNRDEYAQNLPGSGGCPTPANTVDGQPGGAAVFESSGDRCTFLRFGFGDEVQPRLGLNFNVREGKGDKLYAHFGRYYNMDQQSSGRSLAPRRIFQREARFNALTGALISDLPRASTTGKLIDKNMQPTYDDEWLGGYATPLGADWSLDLFYMHRNTKNFIEDLPTALPDSSPYAAANLPCTTFVACQGAQAQRKYQAFTVELKRRLANNWSTDLSYTYSKFEGNFDLDYSSGAVFNTSSFIQDGPGVFVQDPFRYGPLSQDRPHLVKLFVNYLPTSALNLGGYLRVQSGAPWNARAADWEGCGCNYLEPAGSHRNPTWANVDLLASYRIKVSERASVLVEGRLFNVFNNQTVLTVNQTEFTDLNTIRPPAPLPVLSAPYFAPYKNPNPLFGTPTTYATPRQFVLSAMLSF, encoded by the coding sequence ATGCGTCGGACTATTTCGCTCGTCGCCCTGTTCCTTCTGGCGGCAACCGCGCTCCAAGCGGGCGAGGACGGCTCGATCTCGGGTGTGGTCAAGGACTCGCAGGGGGGGGTACTGCCGGGCGCGGCCGTCCGCGTCTCCGGCCCCCAGCTTCCTGCGGGCCGCGAGACCGTGACCACACAGAACGGCGCCTACGTCTTCCCGCGTCTGATCCCGGGCGTCTACCGAGTGGAGGCGACGATGACCGCGTTGGGCAAGGCCGCCCGCGAGGTCCGTGTCTTGGTCGACGTAGACGTCCAGGTGGAGCTCGTCCTCTCCCCGACCGTAACGGAGGAAGTAACGGTGACCACCGAGGCCCCCACCGTGGACCTCAAGTCCACGGAAGTGAACTTCAACTACACCTCGGAGGTGATCCGCAACCTGCCCCTACCGCGCAGCTACACCGGGCTCTTCCAGCTCATACCGGGCGTGCCCGAAAACGACAGCTTCGCCCCCGCCGCGGGCGGAAGCCGGCAGGACAACACTTATCTGATGGATGGCGTCAACATCACGAACCCTGGCTTCGGGTACTTGTCCACGGAAATCAACGAGTTGGACATCGCAGAGTTTAACGTGAAACGGGGCGCCATCACCGCCGAATTCGGCCGGTCGGCCGGCTTCGTGGTGAATGCGGTGAGCAAATCGGGGACGAACACGCTCTCGGGCGCCGCCCGCATGGAGTATCGGCCCAAAGGACTCTCCTCCAAACCCCAAGACAGCAACTGCCCCACCTGCGCGGCCGCTTTCGGCATCCAGCAGTCGGATTACCTGAACCCAGCTGTCAGCCTGAGTGGCCCCATCATCAAGGACAAGGTCTTCTGGTACGCGTCCGGCCGCTACTTCAAGACGACCCAGGGCGACCGCATCAACCAGGTGGGCACGCCGCTGCCCGATCTCGTGACCGACGGCCACGAGATCTACGGCAAGATCACGGCCACGCCCAGCCCCCAGCACCTCCTCAACGTCAGCTTCCGCGATCGCCCGAACCACACCAATGGCGACCTCAGCTCGACGCCCGCGTTTTACTCCCCCGCGGTCGGGAACACCGACGACAACGGCACCCGGGTCGCAACCGCGACCTACACGTTCTTCACCACCAACCGCTCGAACCTCGAGGTCAAGTACCTCTATATGAAGGAGAAGAACGAGTCCACCCCGGTCACGAACCTCGGTTACCTGCCGACCTGGAATCCGACCAACCTGGCCGCCATGGGGCAATATACCGACCCCAGCCAAGCGAACCTGAACGTCGGCGCCTACCAGTACGCCAACACCCAGGACTACCGGCGCCACGAGGTGCGGGGCACCTTCAGCCAGTTTTTCGACCTGGGCAAGACCAGCCATCAGCTCAAGGTGGGCGCGGGATTCGAGTTCGGGGAAGAAGAGCTACTCCGCACGACCAACGGCTGGGGCCAGCTCTCGAAGCTCACGGTCTCGGGCACGCCCCTGATCCGGGCGCGCTACTACTTCACGCAGCCCGCGCAGCTCGGTCAGGGACGGACGTGGTCCATCTTCGCCCAGGACACCGTGACCGCCAGCTCCCGCCTCACTCTGAACCTGGGCGTCCTCTTGAACCGAGACGAGTACGCGCAGAACCTGCCCGGCAGCGGGGGCTGTCCGACCCCGGCCAACACCGTCGACGGTCAGCCGGGGGGCGCAGCCGTCTTCGAGTCCAGCGGCGACCGCTGCACGTTCCTCCGCTTCGGCTTCGGCGACGAGGTGCAGCCGCGGCTGGGCCTCAACTTCAACGTCCGGGAAGGCAAGGGCGACAAGCTCTACGCCCACTTCGGTCGCTACTACAACATGGACCAGCAGTCGAGCGGGCGCTCCCTGGCCCCGCGGCGCATCTTCCAGCGGGAGGCCCGCTTCAACGCCCTGACCGGCGCCCTCATCTCGGACCTGCCCCGCGCCTCCACGACGGGCAAGCTGATCGACAAGAACATGCAGCCGACCTATGACGACGAGTGGCTGGGCGGCTACGCCACCCCCCTTGGTGCGGACTGGTCGCTGGACCTCTTCTATATGCACCGCAACACGAAGAACTTCATCGAGGACCTGCCCACGGCCCTGCCCGACAGCTCTCCCTACGCGGCCGCGAACCTGCCCTGCACCACCTTCGTGGCCTGCCAGGGAGCGCAGGCCCAGCGCAAGTACCAGGCCTTCACGGTCGAGCTCAAGCGACGCCTCGCGAACAACTGGAGCACCGACCTGAGCTACACCTACAGCAAGTTCGAGGGCAACTTCGACCTCGACTACTCGTCCGGCGCCGTGTTCAACACGTCCTCCTTCATCCAGGATGGGCCGGGTGTCTTCGTGCAAGACCCGTTCCGCTACGGGCCGCTGAGCCAGGACCGGCCGCACCTGGTCAAACTCTTCGTCAACTACCTTCCCACGAGTGCCCTAAACCTGGGCGGCTACCTGCGGGTCCAGAGCGGGGCCCCCTGGAACGCCCGCGCCGCCGACTGGGAAGGGTGTGGCTGCAACTACCTCGAGCCCGCCGGGTCGCACCGCAACCCGACCTGGGCCAACGTCGACCTGCTCGCCTCTTACCGGATCAAGGTGTCCGAGCGGGCGAGCGTTCTTGTGGAGGGCCGCCTCTTCAACGTCTTCAACAACCAGACCGTGCTGACTGTCAATCAGACGGAGTTCACGGACCTCAACACGATCCGGCCCCCCGCTCCGTTGCCCGTCTTGTCGGCGCCCTATTTCGCTCCGTACAAGAATCCCAACCCCCTCTTTGGGACACCAACGACTTACGCCACACCGCGACAGTTTGTGCTCTCGGCCATGCTGAGCTTCTAG